Proteins from a genomic interval of Quercus robur chromosome 9, dhQueRobu3.1, whole genome shotgun sequence:
- the LOC126699288 gene encoding cell number regulator 6-like encodes MAEGSAHSRYVKLTKDQGPLEDIKPGELNQPIEVPQLAVRKCYECGQPLPESFQPPGDEPWTTGIFGCAEDRESCWTGLFCPCVLFGRNVESLREDTPWTTPCMCHAVCVEGGMALAAATAIFHGSDPRTAFLICEGLLFAWWMCGIYTGLARQSLQKKYHLKNSPCDPCLVHCCMHWCALCQEHREMKGRLSDNVVMPMTIVNPPPVQEMKPDDDNHDSAQSSANNEHTTLEMQAL; translated from the exons ATGGCGGAAGGATCAGCACACTCAAGGTATGTGAAGCTGACTAAGGATCAGGGGCCTTTGGAGGATATTAAGCCTGGAGAGCTTAATCAGCCTATAGAGGTTCCTcag TTGGCCGTTCGCAAGTGCTATGAATGTGGGCAACCGCTACCTGAAAGCTTTCAGCCACCTGGAGATGAACCTTGGACAACAGGGATTTTTGGCTGTGCAGAAGACAGGGAAAGTT GCTGGACAGGTCTGTTTTGTCCATGTGTTTTGTTTGGGCGAAATGTGGAAAGCTTGAGAGAAGATACCCCTTGGACCACGCCATGCATGTGTCATGCTGTATGTGTTGAAGGTGGTATGGCTCTGGCAGCAGCAACTGCAATCTTCCATGGTTCTGACCCAAGGACTGCATTTCTCATTTGTGAGGGTCTATTATTTGCGTGGTGGATGTGTGGTATATACACGGGTCTTGCTCGGCAATCCTTACAGAAGAAATATCATTTGaag AACTCGCCATGTGACCCATGCTTGGTGCATTGTTGCATGCACTGGTGTGCCTTGTGTCAGGAGCACAGGGAGATGAAGGGGCGCCTCTCAGATAATGTTGTCATGCCAATGACCATTGTCAACCCTCCCCCTGTTCAAGAGATGAAGCCTGATGATGATAATCATGACTCTGCGCAATCCTCTGCAAACAATGAGCACACCACTTTGGAAATGCAGGCTTTGTAG
- the LOC126699827 gene encoding peroxisomal membrane protein 11-4: MKNDTVDKLVIFLAKRDGIDKLVKTFQYVSKLVHWHTEATHPDIANRIKQWEVASGLSRKAFRTGRFLTGFNALRRSPGSTPTFKFLAVLANAGEMVYFFFDHFLWLSRIGTLDPKLARKMSFISAFGESFGYIFFIISDFIIIREGLEAEKKLVTSKEESKDAKENIRKIKADRVMRLMAVAANVADLVIGVADIEPNPFCNHAVTLGISGLVSAWAGWYRNWPS, from the coding sequence ATGAAGAATGACACAGTAGACAAGTTAGTCATCTTCCTAGCAAAGAGAGATGGCATTGACAAGCTTGTCAAGACCTTCCAATATGTCTCCAAACTTGTTCATTGGCACACTGAAGCCACACACCCGGATATTGCTAATAGAATCAAGCAATGGGAGGTTGCCTCAGGGCTTAGCCGAAAAGCCTTTAGAACTGGGCGGTTTCTTACTGGCTTCAATGCTCTGAGAAGAAGTCCTGGCTCAACTCCTACTTTCAAATTCCTAGCAGTTCTTGCTAATGCAGGTGAAATggtctatttcttttttgaccACTTTCTATGGTTATCAAGAATTGGTACCTTGGACCCCAAGCTAGCAAGAAAGATGAGCTTCATATCAGCATTTGGTGAGTCTTTTGgctatattttctttattatatctGATTTCATTATTATTAGAGAGGGACTAGAGGCAGAGAAAAAGCTTGTCACTTCAaaagaagaatcaaaggatgctAAAGAGAATATAAGAAAGATTAAAGCTGATAGGGTGATGAGGCTGATGGCAGTGGCAGCTAATGTTGCTGACTTGGTTATAGGAGTGGCAGATATTGAACCCAACCCTTTTTGCAACCATGCTGTTACTCTTGGGATTAGTGGATTGGTCTCTGCATGGGCTGGTTGGTACAGAAATTGGCCCTCATAA
- the LOC126700570 gene encoding uncharacterized protein LOC126700570 encodes MDAQRALLDELMGAARNLTEEERKGYKEITWDDKEVCAFYMVRFCPHDLFVNTRSDLGPCPRIHDQKLKESFEQSPRHDKYVPRFEAELSQFCEKLVTDLDRRVRRGRERLAQEVEPTPPPPLSAEKSEQLSVVEEKIKNLLEQVETLGEAGKVDEAEALMRKVELLNVEKTALTQQPQTDKVLMLAQEKKMALCEICGSFLVANDAAERTQSHVTGKQHIGYGMVRDFIAEYKAAREKAREEERLAKEKEAEERKKQREKESERRRRSDSGDRDRDRDRYHDRDRDRERDRHRERDRSRDWNARGSRDGGRGVDWRLRNGREGGRDRYRDRSRSRSPVRHGH; translated from the exons ATGGACGCTCAACGAGCTCTGCTAGACGAGCTTATGGGCGCAG ctCGGAATTTGAcggaggaagagagaaaagggtACAAGGAAATTACTTGGGACGATAAGGAGGTTTGTGCTTTCTATATGGTTCGGTTTTGTCCGCATGATCTCTTCGTCAATACGAGGAGCGATCTGG GACCATGCCCTAGAATACATGATCAGAAGTTGAAAGAAAG tTTTGAGCAGTCTCCAAGACATGACAAGTACGTGCCGAGATTTGAAGCTGAGCTTTCTCAGTTTTGTGAAAAGTTG GTGACAGACTTGGATAGAAGAGTTAGGCGTGGGCGAGAGCGCCTTGCTCAGGAGGTGGAACCCACTCCACCACCTCCACTATCAGCCGAAAAATCTGAACAGTTATCCGTagtggaagaaaaaataaagaatctaCTGGAACAAGTGGAGACCCTTGGTGAAGCTGGGAAGGTGGATGAAGCTGAAGCACTCATGAGAAAG GTGGAGTTGCTTAATGTTGAGAAGACAGCCTTGACTCAACAACCCCAGACTGATAAAGTGTTAATGCTAGCACAGGAGAAAAAGATGGCTCTGTGTGAGATATGTGGTTCTTTTCTTGTAGCAAATGATGCTGCTGAGAGGACCCAGTCTCATGTCACAGGGAAGCAGCACATTGGTTATGGCATGGTCCGGGATTTCATAGCAGAGTACAAG GCAGCTAGAGAGAAGGCTAGGGAAGAGGAAAGATTAGCCAAGGAGAAAGAAGCAGAAGAACGGAAGAAGCAAAGAGAGAAGGAATCTGAAAGGAGGAGGAGAAGTGATTCTGGTGACAGGGACAGGGACAGGGACAGGTATCATGATCGTGATAGAGACAGAGAGCGGGATAGACACCGAGAACGTGATAGGTCTAGAGACTGGAATGCTCGAGGTAGTCGGGATGGAGGGAGAGGAGTGGATTGGAGGTTGAGGAACGGAAGAGAAGGTGGCAGAGATAGGTACCGTGATCGAAGCAGGTCACGTTCCCCTGTTAGACATGGTCACTGA